A genome region from Cucurbita pepo subsp. pepo cultivar mu-cu-16 chromosome LG02, ASM280686v2, whole genome shotgun sequence includes the following:
- the LOC111788638 gene encoding monothiol glutaredoxin-S15, mitochondrial-like isoform X1 — protein sequence MQPRPARLAPTAHRHLLVFLSLLPRSRQKSPSTVPGFCYQSGMAYATTVPDDPDTHEDFKPTNKLENSVLSLRDVVEQDVQQNPVMIYMKGVPDVPQCGFSALAVKVLKLYDVPLSARSILEDAELKNAVKSFSNWPTFPQIFIKGEFIGGSDIILSMHQSGELKEKLKDIANNQKTE from the exons ATGCAACCAAGACCCGCCCGCTTGGCCCCAACTGCCCATCGCCACCTACTGGTATTTCTTTCTCTGCTCCCCCGTTCCCGGCAAAAATCTCCGTCGACG GTACCCGGGTTTTGTTACCAATCTGGAATGGCATACGCAACGACTGTTCCTGATGATCCTGATACCCATGAAGATTTCAAACCTACAAATAAACTTGAGAATTCTGTCCTTTCTTTGAGAGATGTTGTTGAACAG GATGTCCAGCAAAATCCTGTGATGATTTACATGAAAGGAGTGCCGGATGTTCCTCAATGTGGATTTAGCGCTCTGGCAGTTAAAGTGTTGAAGTTATATG ATGTTCCTTTGAGTGCAAGAAGTATCTTGGAAGACGCCGAGCTTAAAAATGCTGTGAAATCATTCAG CAACTGGCCAACATTTCCGCAGATTTTCATCAAAGGAGAGTTTATTGGAGGATCAGATATCATACTCAGTATGCATCAG TCTGGAGAATTGAAGGAGAAGCTCAAAGATATTGCAAACAACCAGAAGACTGAATAA
- the LOC111788638 gene encoding monothiol glutaredoxin-S15, mitochondrial-like isoform X2 — MAKALSNFLFKGLAGLPATRTSRIVPGFCYQSGMAYATTVPDDPDTHEDFKPTNKLENSVLSLRDVVEQDVQQNPVMIYMKGVPDVPQCGFSALAVKVLKLYDVPLSARSILEDAELKNAVKSFSNWPTFPQIFIKGEFIGGSDIILSMHQSGELKEKLKDIANNQKTE, encoded by the exons ATGGCGAAGGCGTTATCAAACTTTCTCTTCAAGGGCTTGGCTGGTCTGCCAGCTACTCGCACTAGCAGAATT GTACCCGGGTTTTGTTACCAATCTGGAATGGCATACGCAACGACTGTTCCTGATGATCCTGATACCCATGAAGATTTCAAACCTACAAATAAACTTGAGAATTCTGTCCTTTCTTTGAGAGATGTTGTTGAACAG GATGTCCAGCAAAATCCTGTGATGATTTACATGAAAGGAGTGCCGGATGTTCCTCAATGTGGATTTAGCGCTCTGGCAGTTAAAGTGTTGAAGTTATATG ATGTTCCTTTGAGTGCAAGAAGTATCTTGGAAGACGCCGAGCTTAAAAATGCTGTGAAATCATTCAG CAACTGGCCAACATTTCCGCAGATTTTCATCAAAGGAGAGTTTATTGGAGGATCAGATATCATACTCAGTATGCATCAG TCTGGAGAATTGAAGGAGAAGCTCAAAGATATTGCAAACAACCAGAAGACTGAATAA
- the LOC111788637 gene encoding periodic tryptophan protein 2: MNYRFQNLLGAPYRGGNVLISEDTLLISPVGNRISVTDLVKSQTATLPVQSSSNICRIAVSPDGAFLFTVDEKNRCLFINLRRRVVLHRMFFKKPVSVVKFSPDGAFIAVGTGKLVQIWRSPGFKKEFFPFELVRTFADCNDKVTALDWSPDGNYLLAGSKDLTVRLLFVKKISGIKYKPHLFLGHRDSIVGSFFGTNKKTNKVVKAYTITRDCYIFSWGITENNLDEMEVDNLEPASPGTPSRDSEGNVESGGDVSVKKRKNFGDDKADDEAEYLLREKWELVRKDCFSQAPAKVTACDYHRYLDMVVVGFSNGTFGLYQMPDFVCLHMLSISREKITTAIFNQHGNWLSFGCAKLGQLLVWEWRSESYILKQQGHYFDVNCLAYSPDSQLLATGADDNKVKVWTVQSGFCFVTFSEHSNAITALHFLANNHCLLSASLDGTVRAWDLFRYRNFRTFTSPNSRQFVSLAVDQSGEVVCAGTLDSFEIFVWSMKTGRLLDILSGHEGPVHGLMFSPTNAVLASSSWDKTVRLWDVFEGKGAVETFNHMHDVLTVVYRPDGRQLASSTLDGQIHFWDPIDGILMYTIEGRRDIAGGRLMTDRRSAATSSSGKCFTTLCYSADGSYILAGGCSKFICMYDIADQVLLRRFQITHNLSLDGVLDVLNSKNMTEAGPIDLIDDDDSDVEEGVDQQTREKLGHDLPGSMLNRGRPIVRTKCLRIAPTGRNFAASTTEGVLVYSIDESFIFDPTDLDIDVTPEAINAALDEDQPSRALILSLRLNEDDLIKKCIFSVNVVDIAKLIQSIPHRYLQRLVEALAELLESCPHLEFVLRWCQELCKIHGNYIQQNSRNLLPALKSLQMAITRTHQDLADMCSSNEYLLRYLCSTSTKKGTS; this comes from the exons ATGAATTACAGGTTTCAAAACCTGTTAGGGGCGCCTTACAGAGGAGGCAATGTTCTGATTTCGGAGGACACCTTGTTAATCTCACCCGTTGGCAACCGAATCTCCGTTACCGACCTTGTTAAGTCCCAAACGGCGACGCTTCCCGTTCAATCGTCGTCCAATATTTGTCGAATCGCCGTCTCTCCCGATGGGGCGTTCTTATTCACCGTCGACGAGAAGAATCGTTGTCTCTTCATCAATCTCCGACGCCGAGTTGTGCTTCACCGTATGTTCTTCAAGAAGCCCGTCAGTGTCGTCAAGTTCAGCCCTGATGGTGCATTTATTGCTGTTGGCACTGGGAAGTTGGTCCAAATTTGGCGTTCACCTGGGTTCAAGAAAGAGTTCTTTCCTTTTGAACTGGTACGGACTTTTGCTGATTGTAATGATAAAGTTACAGCGTTGGACTGGAGTCCGGACGGCAATTACTTGCTTGCTGGGTCGAAGGATTTGACTGTTAGGTTGCTctttgtgaagaaaataagtgGGATCAAGTACAAACCACACTTGTTTTTGGGTCATAGAGACTCAATTGTAGGTTCGTTTTTTGGGACTAATAAGAAAACCAATAAGGTAGTAAAAGCTTATACGATTACGCGTGACTGCTATATCTTTAGTTGGGGCATTACAGAAAATAATTTGGATGAGATGGAAGTGGATAATTTGGAACCGGCCTCACCGGGGACTCCTAGTAGGGATAGTGAAGGAAATGTGGAGAGTGGTGGGGATGTTAGTGttaaaaagaggaagaatttTGGTGATGATAAAGCGGATGATGAAGCTGAATACTTGCTTAGAGAAAAATGGGAGTTAGTTAGGAAGGATTGTTTTTCTCAGGCTCCGGCAAAGGTGACTGCGTGTGATTATCATAGGTACCTTGATATGGTGGTTGTGGGATTCTCTAATGGCACGTTTGGGCTGTATCAGATGCCGGATTTTGTGTGCTTGCACATGTTGTCGATatcaagagagaaaattaCCACAGCCATTTTCAATCAGCATGGCAACTGGTTGTCATTTGGGTGTGCCAAACTTGGTCAGTTACTAGTGTGGGAATGGCGGTCGGAGAGCTACATATTGAAACAGCAAGGACATTACTTTGATGTTAATTGTCTTGCTTATTCACCGGATTCACAACTGTTGGCAACGGGAGCTGATGATAATAAAGTCAAG GTGTGGACGGTTCAATCAGGCTTCTGCTTTGTTACGTTCTCCGAGCATTCAAATGCCATTACTGCTCTCCATTTCTTGGCAAATAACCATTGTCTGTTGAGTGCATCTCTTGATGGCACAGTTCGGGCATGGGATCTGTTTCGCTATCGAAATTTTAGAACTTTTACTTCCCCCAATTCCCGGCAATTTGTTTCACTGGCAGTAGATCAAAGTGGTGAAGTTGTTTGTGCTGGAACATTAGATTCATTTGAG ATTTTTGTTTGGTCGATGAAGACTGGCCGTTTGTTGGATATCCTTAGTGGGCACGAAGGTCCTGTTCATGGATTGATGTTTTCTCCTACAAAT GCAGTCTTAGCTTCCTCATCATGGGATAAAACTGTCCGCTTGTGGGATgtttttgaaggaaaaggggcTGTTGAAACGTTCAATCATATGCACGATGTCCTTACAGTGGTTTATCGTCCAGATGGAAGGCAGTTGGCCAGCAGTACATTAGATGGTCAGATCCATTTTTGGGATCCGATTGATGGTATATTGATGTATACAATTGAGGGGCGTAGGGACATAGCTGGAGGACGTTTAATGACTGATAGAAGATCTGCAGCTACTTCAAGTTCAGGGAAGTGCTTCACAACGTTATGTTATTCTGCTGATGGGAGTTACATATTAGCTGGAGGATGTAGTAAATTCATCTGTATGTATGACATTGCTGATCAG GTATTGCTGCGCAGGTTTCAAATAACCCACAATCTCTCTTTAGATGGAGTTCTTGATGTTCTAAATTCAAAGAATATGACTGAGGCTGGGCCCATAGATTTGATTGATGATGATGACAGTGATGTAGAAGAAGGAGTTGACCAACAAACACGGGAGAAATTGGGCCATGATTTACCTGGGTCGATGCTCAATCGTGGGCGACCAATTGTAAGAACAAAATGCTTGAGAATTGCACCTACTGGTCGAAATTTTGCAGCCTCAACAACCGAGGGAGTTCTTGTTTATTCAATTGACGAATCTTTTATCTTTGATCCAACCGATCTCGATATCGACGTCACACCTGAG gCGATCAATGCTGCACTTGATGAAGATCAACCCAGCAGGGCTTTGATTCTTAGCTTACGATTAAATGAGGATgatttaataaagaaatgcATTTTCTCGGTGAATGTTGTGGATATAGCAAAACTAATCCAATCCATCCCACATAGATATTTGCAGAGGTTGGTCGAGGCATTAGCGGAACTTCTGGAAAGTTGCCCGCATTTGGAGTTCGTTCTACGGTGGTGTCAG GAACTCTGCAAAATTCATGGTAACTACATTCAACAAAATTCTAGAAACCTACTTCCTGCCTTAAAATCCTTGCAGATGGCCATCACCAGAACACATCAGGATTTGGCTGATATGTGTTCGTCGAACGAGTACTTACTTCGGTATCTTTGCTCAACTAGTACCAAGAAAGGGACAAGTTAA
- the LOC111787991 gene encoding acyl-protein thioesterase 2-like: MSYSHSNISSGSRSSARRPLEFGRTHVVRPKGKHQATIVWLHGLGDNGSSSSQLLETLPLPNIKWICPTAPTRPVSLLGGFPCTAWFDVGEFSEEGPDDWEGLDASAAHIANLLSAEPSDVKVGIGGFSMGAAMALYSATCCALGKYGNGAPYPIYLRAIVGLSGWLPGSRSLRNKFEASHEATRRAASIPILQFHGTADEVVPHKYGEKSAQSLTSAGFRTLLFKSQEGLGHYTVPKEMNEVCSWLNSRLGLEGYR; the protein is encoded by the exons ATGAGCTACTCACATTCAAATATCAGCTCTG GCAGTAGATCATCTGCAAGAAGGCCATTAGAGTTTGGAAGGACACATGTTGTGAGGCCCAAAGGAAAACACCAGGCCACTATTGTTTGGCTGCATGGCCTTGGTGATAATGGCTCTAG CTCTTCTCAGCTACTGGAAACTCTTCCTCTACCAAAT ATCAAATGGATTTGTCCAACTGCTCCGACTCGACCGGTATCTCTACTCGGAGGCTTTCCTTGCACTGCAT GGTTTGATGTGGGGGAGTTTTCAGAAGAAGGTCCAGATGATTGGGAAGGTCTTGACGCCTCCGCTGCCCATATTGCAAACTTGCTGTCTGCAGAGCCATCTGATG TCAAAGTTGGGATTGGAGGCTTCAGTATGGGAGCTGCAATGGCACTTTACTCTGCAACTTGCTGTGCTCTTGGGAAATACGGAAACGGAGCCCCGTACCCCATCTACCTAAGGGCAATCGTTGGACTTAGTGGCTGGCTTCCTGGATCTAG GAGCTTAAGAAACAAATTCGAGGCATCACACGAGGCTACAAGGAGAGCAGCATCAATTCCTATCTTACAGTTTCATGGAACAG CTGACGAGGTAGTCCCTCACAAGTATGGAGAAAAATCAGCCCAATCCTTAACCTCAGCTGGGTTTAGAACTCTTCTGTTCAAAAGCCAAGAAGG GCTCGGCCATTACACGGTCCCAAAAGAGATGAACGAAGTCTGCAGTTGGCTGAACTCAAGGCTGGGGCTTGAGGGTTACCGCTAA